One window from the genome of Corynebacterium sp. SCR221107 encodes:
- a CDS encoding NAD(P)H-dependent glycerol-3-phosphate dehydrogenase has product MVKVAVMGAGSWGTTLAKVFADAGCRVRLWARRQQVADAINDEHHNPEYLPDIVLPEQLEATHDPAFALSDADIVVLAVPSQTLRGNLAQWTDLLPQNATLVSLAKGIEKGSFLRMSQVITDVTGVDSDRVAVLSGPNLAREIAKEQPAATVIACEDENRAKLVQAALASSYFRPYTNTDVAGCEIGGACKNVIALACGMAAGRGLGENTLATVITRGLAEITRLGVAMGADQRTFAGLAGLGDLVATCSSPLSRNRSFGARLGQGGTLDEAKAATNGQVAEGVMSSQSIFQLANKLGVDMPITQAVYGVCHQGADVGAMVSALMGRSKKAE; this is encoded by the coding sequence GTGGTGAAGGTTGCTGTGATGGGTGCAGGTTCGTGGGGTACCACCTTGGCCAAGGTTTTCGCTGACGCCGGATGCCGGGTCCGCCTCTGGGCGCGCCGGCAGCAGGTCGCCGATGCAATCAACGACGAACACCATAATCCCGAATATCTGCCGGACATCGTGCTTCCTGAGCAGCTGGAGGCGACCCATGATCCGGCCTTTGCGCTTTCCGACGCCGACATCGTGGTCTTGGCCGTACCTTCGCAGACCCTGCGCGGCAACCTTGCTCAGTGGACCGATCTGCTCCCGCAGAATGCCACCTTGGTCAGCCTCGCCAAGGGTATCGAGAAGGGCTCCTTCCTGCGCATGAGCCAGGTCATCACTGACGTCACCGGAGTCGATTCCGACCGGGTCGCCGTGCTTTCGGGCCCCAACCTTGCCCGCGAGATCGCGAAGGAGCAACCCGCGGCCACCGTGATCGCCTGCGAGGACGAAAACCGCGCCAAGCTGGTCCAAGCCGCCCTGGCCTCCTCTTACTTCCGTCCATACACCAACACAGACGTCGCAGGCTGCGAGATCGGTGGCGCCTGCAAGAACGTCATCGCGCTTGCCTGCGGCATGGCCGCCGGGCGCGGGCTTGGTGAAAACACCCTGGCCACTGTCATCACCCGCGGCCTCGCGGAGATCACCAGGCTCGGCGTGGCTATGGGTGCGGACCAGCGTACCTTCGCAGGCCTGGCCGGCCTCGGCGACCTCGTGGCCACGTGTTCTTCGCCACTATCGCGCAACCGCTCCTTCGGCGCGCGACTTGGCCAAGGTGGCACCCTTGACGAGGCCAAGGCTGCCACCAACGGTCAGGTTGCCGAAGGGGTAATGAGCTCGCAGTCCATCTTCCAACTCGCCAACAAGCTCGGCGTTGACATGCCTATTACCCAGGCTGTCTACGGGGTCTGCCACCAGGGCGCCGATGTCGGCGCGATGGTGTCGGCGCTTATGGGTAGGTCGAAGAAGGCCGAATAG